TGGGCACCATGTCCTTGAAGATTCAGGCAAGCAATGTAACCAACAAGAATGACCCCAAGTCCATCAACTCTCGAGTCTTCATTGGAAACCTCAACACAGCTCTGGTGAAGAAATCAGATGTGGAGACCATCTTCTCTAAGTATGGCCGTGTGGCCGGCTGTTCTGTGCACAAGGGCTATGCCTTTGTTCAGTACTCCAATGAGCGCCATGCCCGGGCAGCTGTGCTGGGAGAGAATGGGCGGGTGCTGGCTGGGCAGACCCTGGGTAAGCCTCTCTTCACTGTATTCTCCTAGTATTCTCTAGAGTAGCTGTTACCACTGTCCAGTTCTCAacccccttctctctttctctcaccgcTACCACTGCTCTgagattttataaatttataagctATGTTTAAGTTTTAAGTAGTTATAAAATTAATCCCTATAGGGAAGAATTTTAGAAGCCTGTGGAAAACACTTCTGACCTGTCTCTGCTTTCTCAGAGCTTCTTAGTGACAGGCTTTACAGTTccagttaaaatgcagattctccagagaaagagaGCAGAGTGGCCTAGAACAGCCTGTTACATCGGGTACAGATGACTTAGGTTAGAACCCTTTCTGAGAGCGAGCAGGAGGGCCTGAGAGCACAAGGACAGTGCGAATACGCTTGGCTTTGGTGTCATGTCCATGTGATATGACTATGCTAGTGGTCTCTCTTGAAGTATGTACAGTGTTCATGCATGTGCTTTTATtcctgtgtatatgtgtatgtttgaaaAGAGGTATCTATATGTGTTTTTTCAACAAGAAGTATATGGATTGACTGAACATGTGGAGATATGTGGACGCATACCCTTGTATGTATAGGTgtagtgtgtgcgtgtgtgtgtgtgtgtgtgtgtgagagagagagaacatattTGAATGTGTCAGCAGATATGCATATATTCATTTACCAGGTATTTATTGAGACCTTTTCATGTAGTAAGGACTATTCTAGGCATGAAGGTATTTGGTAGAACATCCATGTGAATGTGCATTGGCTCATTTGCATGTGGGTAGTTGTCTATACTGAGTGTACTTGAGAGTACACGTTACCTGTGTGTGAGTTTCTTACCTggatatgtgaatgtgtgtgtgagggtggcTCTATGTATGTGTTCCCATGTACCTGATGTGTTACGCATTTACATGAGTGTATTTGAGAATGCATATAGGAATACTCGACGTgttgtgtgtggtggggtgggggggaggacATGTTTATGAGCATGCATGGATGGATCTGAAAGTGTATGGACATGTAAACAGGCATATCCATGTGATACCTGGATATGAATCTAATGTTTGAAGATTAGATGTATGAAGACCTTGTGGCACCATCAGTGAGCAGAATCCATGTGTATACCATGTAAGCACATGAattgctgtgtgtgtgcatgagggTGATGTGTGTGGGCACACTGCTGTCATGTTAGCATTCCAACTCTGCCTTCTCCCTCCACACAGACATCAACATGGCTGGAGAGCCTAAGCCTGACAGACCCAAGGGGCTAAAGAGAGCAGCATCTGCCATATACAGGTGGGGCTGTCTGACTGTCTGACTGTCTGGGTGGGATGACTCTCTTTCCACAGAGGGAGTAAATGCTGATGTGACAGTGTGCTGAATCTAGAACTTGGGGAGGTGTCTGGAGATGAGGGCCTGTGGAAAGTGGGCTGAGTGGCCGTCCCTAAGCTCCAGCCCTCTCCCCTTTGTTTCCCCAGTGGCTACATCTTTGACTATGATTACTACCGGGACGACTTCTACGACAGGTGAGCAGGGGAGGGGCGTGCCCAGGCGTGAAACAGCCAAGCTGGAAGGGTCCTGAGAGATTGTTGGTGCAGCCCACTGAGTTCTCCAAATGAGAACCAAAGCCCAGAGGTTTGCCTGGGGTTGCTCCAccagtcagtggcagagctgagactggGGTCCTGTTCTGCACGTGCTCAGGCCAGAGCTCCTACCACCATACAACACTGTCTACCATGCTAACTGCCCTTTTTCCTTCTTGTCCTTGGGTGAGGCTCAAGGAGACCGTACAGCCAAGAGCTATATAAATGTGGCCAGTTGGAATACACAACAGGGTGTACAGTGCTGGTTGCAGGGAGTTTGAGCCCTTCCCTCTGTGAGGTGCCTAAGCAGCTGGTAGGAACCCCAGAGCTCAGTCTAAGCCTCTTGGGTTTATATTTAGAGACAAGAGGCCAGCAGCCATTTGGAAGTCTAATTAGTCCCTGGCAGGCTGTGGCCTACCCTGCACTCCCAAGCCCTACCCAGACTCCAGCCCAGAGGCTGTGGGCTCCCACTACAACAGCACTAGCCACATTCTTGAGTAGAAATCATGGTAGATACTAACTCAAatctctcctcctccctgcttctctccctctgtcCAGCTTAGCCCACCCCAGGCAGCCTGAGAAGAACAGTGCCTCTCTGAGCATCAGTCgtccacccccatccccaccccacccctgtgaGTGGTTTCAGGAGACAGTGTGGTGTAGTGGAAAGTGTCTTAGCCTGGGGGTCAGAAGATTTAGATGctaatctcagctctgccactgaatGGATTATGTGATCTTAGGCAAATTCCCTTCCCAGTTTGTGAAATGGGCTTGCACCAAGTGATCTCTCCAGGCTCCTCCAGCTCTGGGATTCTGTGGTTCAGTGATTCTGACCAAGGCCAGAGCCGTCCCCTCCCCTTGGGGGCAGAAATGCAGGGTCTGGGATCGGATCCATTCCCAGAGACTCTCCAtctgcagccatcaccacctcCAGGGAGGGGCTCCCTGAACAAAGGAGCCCCAAGGAATGGGGCTTTTGCCCCGTGATGGCAGGTTTCCTGGCCATTGTCAGGAAAATTGACCCAAAGTTTACCCTCTGGGCTGCGATTCCCTGAAAAAGGTGGTAGCAACAGATGTCAGAGAGACCACTTCTCAGCCCACTGAGTTTCTGCCTGGTCAGCTGGAAAGGAAGCCCTCCTGGAGAGGGCTTGGAGATGACTTTGGTTGGGGGCAGTGCATAGCCTGGGAGCCCTGGGGGGGTCTGATTGAGTTGCCCAACCTTGATACTCTACCAAGCCCCTGGCCTTTGTCTCTGGAATGGAGCATGAAGGGTGTGGTGATTAAGGAGGTCAAGTAAGGAAAGGGCTTAGAGTTCAGTCTTATGCCTCTGAGGTCATGGGTTCGTGAGTTGAGGGTCTCAGTACCCTGACCTTTCATCTATTACACGTTCTAAAGTGTGTTTTTAACCGAATTATTTCATGCTGTGCCCTTGGGTGGACACTGAATGTGAATAGCCATCCTCATTTggcatatggggaaactgaggctcaggtagGCTCAGTTGACCCCCACTCCCATACCTCTCTATTCCTAGCTGGGGATTTGTGCTGCTTTGAGATTTGCAAACTCTGAGCAGAGGTTGGGGTGGCAGTTGACCAAGCAGAAGCCAGGTCATGTAATAGAGCAGGCCTGGGTGCCAGGGGACCTAGGGATGTCTCCTCTTTTGAATGGGGTGTAACTACTACCACCTGCTGCCTTGCCTGCCGTTACTGGGCCTGGATGGTTGGAGAGGTTGTAGTGAGGTAGTGAGGATCCCAACAGCCATCAGGGTCTGGAAAGCCCTTCCTCTTCACTCCAGGGCTTGCTAGGAGCCAGCAGAGGTGTGTAGTGCAGGCCTCCCAGCCCCTCAACCAGCCACACACGTTTGTAGCTGGAGCTGCAATACCCCCCTGTGGCCACAAGCCATGCTGCAGCCTCTGGCCCATCTGCCCTCACAGGCTCTTCGACTACCGGGGCCGTCTGTCGCCCGTGCCAGTGCCCAGGGCGGTCCCTGTGAAGCGACCCCGGGTCACAGTCCCTTTGGTCCGGCGTGTCAAAACTAACGTACCTGTCAAGCTCTTTGCCCGCTCCACAGCCATCACCACCAGCTCAGCCAAGATCAAGTGTGAGTGACTGTATCATATTCCTaagtaatttgcatttttatcattAGCAAAATAATAGAATCACATTTTTTTACATTGGAAAATAGATAAAAGAACAAATCTTCCACAGTTCTGCCGCTCTAACACAGCCAGGTATTTTCATGCATTTCTAAGAGGAAACAGCTGATGTTTTAGGAGGAGGGGTTGGGTTGGGCACAGAGAGTCCAGTGCTGGATATGCTGCCCAGTGAAGAAATGGTGCCATCTTTCCTCTAGTGAGGATAAGGACAAGTCTACACAGGCCCATTACTCCACATTCACTCTGGTACACACATGCTGCTTAACTAAGGAGTTCAGATTGCAAAAGACACATGTTCTTGCTCAGGTGCACACAGAAGagcacaccacacatacacacctgtGCTCCTGTCTGTCTTTGGTCCCTTTCAGAGTTGAGAGATCAGGAGAAAAGATAGCCAGGTTCAGAAGTGTGCGCTGTCACTGTAGGGATGGACGCCAGGTAGTCTAAGGAGGAGACCTTTTTCCTGagcagggaaaaaacaaaacaaaataaaaaataactgcttTCCTGGTTGAAAGAACAGGGCTGAGGTTTTGTGCTAGTGTGAAGCCTCCAGCCCCCTAGGTGACAGCCCTGTCCCCCCTCCACTCCCAGTAAAGAGCAGTGAGCTGCAGGCCATCAAGACGGAGCTGACACAGATCAAGTCCAATATCGATGCCCTGCTGAGCCGCTTGGAGCAGATCGCTGCAGAGCAAAAGGCCAATCCAGGTCAGCCTCTGAGGATTCTCACCCACCTCCATGACCAGGGCACAGGGCAGAGCATGGGGAAATAGTACATGGGATAGAGGAGCTAGGGTGGCCCTGCAGATCCCGGACCACCTGCACTCACCATGCTGAGGCCAGCTTCCGCTAAGGTGCTGCCC
The Pongo pygmaeus isolate AG05252 chromosome 21, NHGRI_mPonPyg2-v2.0_pri, whole genome shotgun sequence DNA segment above includes these coding regions:
- the RALY gene encoding RNA-binding protein Raly isoform X2, which encodes MSLKIQASNVTNKNDPKSINSRVFIGNLNTALVKKSDVETIFSKYGRVAGCSVHKGYAFVQYSNERHARAAVLGENGRVLAGQTLDINMAGEPKPDRPKGLKRAASAIYRLFDYRGRLSPVPVPRAVPVKRPRVTVPLVRRVKTNVPVKLFARSTAITTSSAKIKLKSSELQAIKTELTQIKSNIDALLSRLEQIAAEQKANPDGKKKGDGGGASGGGGGGGGGGGGSGGGSGSSRPPAPQENTTSEAGLPQGEARTRDDGDEEGLLTHSEEELEHSQDTDADDGALQ
- the RALY gene encoding RNA-binding protein Raly isoform X1 produces the protein MSLKIQASNVTNKNDPKSINSRVFIGNLNTALVKKSDVETIFSKYGRVAGCSVHKGYAFVQYSNERHARAAVLGENGRVLAGQTLDINMAGEPKPDRPKGLKRAASAIYSGYIFDYDYYRDDFYDRLFDYRGRLSPVPVPRAVPVKRPRVTVPLVRRVKTNVPVKLFARSTAITTSSAKIKLKSSELQAIKTELTQIKSNIDALLSRLEQIAAEQKANPDGKKKGDGGGASGGGGGGGGGGGGSGGGSGSSRPPAPQENTTSEAGLPQGEARTRDDGDEEGLLTHSEEELEHSQDTDADDGALQ